Proteins from a genomic interval of Spea bombifrons isolate aSpeBom1 chromosome 4, aSpeBom1.2.pri, whole genome shotgun sequence:
- the USP18 gene encoding ubl carboxyl-terminal hydrolase 18, which translates to MCEEDGYLNEAELLEDPETEEDASSSWHPGKPLSYSTGTFKNGAIGLSNIGVKSCLNSLLQTFYMNEDFADILCRIGEATDNVPLERSFPYELLALFEEMQDSEEDAVSPYRILSCLRTHKVRLFSPYDVAELFSTLVNLLLEQMPHPYLEEKLRNLYTIRLEESMTCLKCSNQRSSDTNLLTIHLQVYHSRYHRTMTLERGLRRFFKTKKASGGESWCICPKCGEDSKSVKDERLRSLPRTLTVDLKRIRQRKSSQLQKINRTLTFPPTLDLSEVLDPEHLPEQEYAQSQYIYNIFAVVAHSGTPNSGHFCTYIKSSKDQKWYCFNDSSVCRVSWDDVKCAYGNTIFHWGVTACLLIYIQSDGK; encoded by the exons ATGTGTGAAGAAGACGGGTATTTGAATGAAGCCGAGTTATTGGAGGACCCAGAAACCGAAGAAGATGCCTCCTCATCCTGGCATCCCGGAAAGCCTTTGTCTTATTCTACCGGCACATTTAAGAATG GCGCCATTGGGCTAAGCAATATTGGGGTGAAGAGCTGCCTCAATTCATTGCTTCAGACTTTCTATATGAATGAAGACTTTGCAGACATTCTATGCAG GATTGGAGAGGCCACCGATAATGTGCCCCTCGAGAGGAGTTTTCCTTATGAGCTGCTCGCCCTGTTTGAAGAAATGCAGGATAGTGAGGAAGACGCTGTGTCCCCGTACCGTATCCTGAGCTGCCTGAGGACACACAAAGTGAGAT TATTTAGCCCGTATGATGTTGCCGAGCTCTTCTCTACCCTCGTGAACCTATTACTTGAACAGATGCCTCACCCGTATCTG GAAGAGAAGCTAAGAAACCTGTACACCATCAGGCTAGAAGAATCCATGACATGTCTCAAGTGTTCCAATCAGAGGTCCAGTGACACGAATCTGTTAACCATCCACTTGCAAGTGTATCACTCCAGGTATCATAGGACAATGACGCTG GAACGAGGTCTCCGGAGGTTCTTCAAAACCAAGAAAGCTAGCGGTGGCGAGAGTTGGTGCATCTGTCCGAAATGTGGAGAGGACAGCAAGTCAGTGAAG GATGAACGGTTGAGATCTCTACCCCGGACTCTCACGGTTGATCTGAAACGTATCAGACAAAGAAAATCTTCCCAGCTACAGAAGATAAATAGGACATTAACCTTTCCACCTACGCTAGACCTGAGTGAAGTGTTGGATCCAGAGCATCTCCCAGAGCAGGAATATGCACAG TcccaatacatttataatatttttgctGTAGTGGCCCATTCAGGGACACCCAACTCGGGCCACTTCTGCACCTACATCAAAAGCTCGAAGGACCAGAAGTGGTATTGTTTCAATGACTCCAGcgtgtgccgg GTATCGTGGGATGATGTGAAATGTGCATACGGAAACACGATCTTCCACTG GGGTGTAACTGCCTGCCTGCTCATCTATATACAGTCGGACGGAAAGTAA